One Ezakiella massiliensis genomic window, TTAAGATTAAGTGGTTATCTGTACCACCTGAAACAAGTCTAAATCCTTTTTCTGTGAGTGCTTCTGCAAGAGCTTTTGCATTCTTTAGAACTTGTTCTTGATATGTTTTAAATTCAGGTTTCAATGCTTCACCAAATGCAACTGCCTTAGCAGCAATAACGTGCATTAAAGGTCCACCTTGTGTTCCTGGGAATACAGCCTTATCAATTGCTTTTGCATTTTCAGCTTTTGTTAAGATAGCACCACCTCTTGGTCCACGGAGTGTTTTGTGTGTTGTGGTTGTTACATAATCAGCATATGGTACTGGTGATGGATGTAAACCAGCTGCAACTAGACCAGCGATGTGAGCCATATCAACCATGAATAAAGCACCTACTGAATCAGCAATTTCTCTAAACTTTTTAAAGTCAATAATTCTTGGATAAGCACTTGCACCTGCAACGATTAGCTTTGGTTTTTCTTTTGAAGCAATGTCAGCAACTTGGTCATAGTTAATTTGTTCTGTCTTGCTATCTACACCGTAAGCTGCAAAATCAAAATATTTTCCGCTGATATTAACTGGTGAACCGTGTGTTAAGTGACCACCTTCGGAAAGATTCATACCCATAACCTTGTCACCAGGTTCGATGCATGAGAAGTAAACAGCCATGTTAGCGTTTGCACCTGAGTGTGGTTGAACGTTTGCGTGATCAGCTTCAAATAGTTTGCATAATCTATCTCTAGCTAAATCTTCTGCAATATCTACTACTTCGCAGCCACCGTAATATCTTTTTCTTGGGTATCCTTCTGCATATTTATTTGTTAGGTAGCTTCCCATGGCTTCCATAACTGCTTCTGATACAAAGTTTTCGCTAGCAATTAATTCGATGTGTGATTGCTGACGAACCTTTTCGTCCATTACAACGCCATAAATCTCAGCGTCAGTTTGTTTTAAGTGTGAAAAATCCATTTAAACCTCCTTTGTAGATGACAGTTAAATCTTACTGCCTACACCCTAATTGTAACATATTGAAATTTGTATTTCAACTTAATTGTTACTCTATTTTAATTTAATTATAGAAATTTTATTAGTATGCTTGTTTTTAGCATCTATAAAATATATACATAGATACGAAAGAGCTATTCCTAAGACTCCTAAAAAGAATGATTTTAGTTCACTTAATTTTAGTACATAGCCTAAGAGTATGCCGATTATAAAACCTAAAAATGGTATTGCGTATAGAATAGCACTTGCCTTTAGGCCCAAAGAATCATCCATAACAACCTCAACCATCTCTCCTGCCTTTGCATCTATTGAATTAATAACCTCAATTCTATGATCTACTGTTTCGCATCCGCCTCCACAGGCTTTACAATTTCCCCCGCAAGCAGAAGTACGAACTAGAGATACAAAAGCTTTATTGCCATTAGTTGATAAAACTTTTCCTATTACTTGCATTCTTCCTCCATTATCATATTCATAAGTTCCGCAGCCGCCCTAACTCCCATGTAGTTAGGTGATGGAGCAATCGTTCCAACCACTCCATAAACTTTTATAGTTTCACCTTCATAATAAAGACACTTTATTTTTTTATGAAGACTTTTATCTATAGATTTCCTAAATCTTTTTGCTAGATTGCAATAGGTCGTTTTGTCAAGAGTAGAAAATTTTAATGATGATATATCCGTCCTATTGCCTGCGCCCATGGCAGAAATAAATTTTATTTTATTTTTAATTGCATACTCGGCAATTAATTTTTTGGCATTAATATCATCGCATAAGTCTAATATATAGTCGCTGTCTGCTAAAAGCTCCTCATAATTACTCTCTTCAAGCATACAGGGCATGCAAATAAGATTTAAATCAGGATTAATATCTTTAAATCTCTCTTTTAAAACATCTACTTTTAACTTTCCAATAGAACTATAACTTGAACCAATCTGGCGATTCAAATTGCTCTCCTCGTACTTGTCAAAATCAATTATTTTTAGATTATTAACCCCTGATCTGGCGAGCATTTCACAAGCTATGCCCCCTACTCCACCAACGCCAACAACGGTTATTCTAACACTAGCAAGTTTATTAAAATTTTCTTCTCCTACAAGGCTTACTGTTCTACTATTTCTTTTCGACATTTACCTTTAAGCTTACTTCCTCTAATTGTTTATCGCTAATTGCTGATGGAGCCATGCTCATTAAATCAGATGCTGATTGAGTCTTTGGAAAGGCAATTACGTCTCTAATGTTAGATGTGTCTGTAAATATTTGCACCCATCTATCAAGTCCAAGGGCAATTCCCCCATGAGGTGGAGTTCCATAGCTAAGAGCCTCAATAAAGAAACCAAATTGTTTTAAGGCTTCTTCTTTTGAGAAACCGATAGCTTCAAACATTTTATCTTGAACATCTGAATTGTGGATTCTGATACTTCCTCCACCAGCCTCTTCACCATTGATAACAATGTCGTAGGTCTTAGACGAACAATTTGCAGGATCAGTTAACATCTTATCAATGTCCTCATCTTTTGGCGATGTAAATGGATGGTGAACAGCCA contains:
- the glyA gene encoding serine hydroxymethyltransferase; the encoded protein is MDFSHLKQTDAEIYGVVMDEKVRQQSHIELIASENFVSEAVMEAMGSYLTNKYAEGYPRKRYYGGCEVVDIAEDLARDRLCKLFEADHANVQPHSGANANMAVYFSCIEPGDKVMGMNLSEGGHLTHGSPVNISGKYFDFAAYGVDSKTEQINYDQVADIASKEKPKLIVAGASAYPRIIDFKKFREIADSVGALFMVDMAHIAGLVAAGLHPSPVPYADYVTTTTHKTLRGPRGGAILTKAENAKAIDKAVFPGTQGGPLMHVIAAKAVAFGEALKPEFKTYQEQVLKNAKALAEALTEKGFRLVSGGTDNHLILIDVKAKGFTGKEAEKMLGEIGIAANKNTIPNETESPFVTSGIRIGTPAMTTRGFNEDDMREVGYIIADTLDTSYDREKLKARVKDLCQAHILYK
- a CDS encoding SoxR reducing system RseC family protein; its protein translation is MQVIGKVLSTNGNKAFVSLVRTSACGGNCKACGGGCETVDHRIEVINSIDAKAGEMVEVVMDDSLGLKASAILYAIPFLGFIIGILLGYVLKLSELKSFFLGVLGIALSYLCIYFIDAKNKHTNKISIIKLK
- a CDS encoding ThiF family adenylyltransferase, which encodes MSKRNSRTVSLVGEENFNKLASVRITVVGVGGVGGIACEMLARSGVNNLKIIDFDKYEESNLNRQIGSSYSSIGKLKVDVLKERFKDINPDLNLICMPCMLEESNYEELLADSDYILDLCDDINAKKLIAEYAIKNKIKFISAMGAGNRTDISSLKFSTLDKTTYCNLAKRFRKSIDKSLHKKIKCLYYEGETIKVYGVVGTIAPSPNYMGVRAAAELMNMIMEEECK